Proteins encoded within one genomic window of Empedobacter falsenii:
- a CDS encoding DUF5606 family protein, with protein MDLSRVIAISGKPGLYRLVSQTRGGFVVEDLEKGKKISIASNYNVSLLDNVAIYGVSQEFPLAEVFFRIYKKENGGETIDYKTSGADLRKYMEEVLPEYDDSRVYDSDLKKLFQWYNILHKNGLLNIDLAAVEAAMAAQQAQEAPVAEVEATEEVVVEEKPKKKAPAKKAADKKDAEEKPAKKTAAKKTTAKKDKDAE; from the coding sequence ATGGATTTATCAAGAGTTATCGCAATTTCAGGAAAACCAGGATTATACCGTTTAGTTTCTCAAACAAGAGGTGGTTTTGTTGTTGAAGATTTAGAAAAAGGTAAAAAAATCTCAATCGCTTCTAACTACAATGTTAGTTTATTAGACAACGTTGCGATCTACGGAGTATCACAAGAATTTCCTTTGGCTGAAGTTTTCTTCAGAATTTACAAAAAAGAAAACGGAGGAGAAACGATCGATTACAAAACTTCTGGTGCAGATTTGCGTAAATATATGGAAGAAGTTTTACCAGAATATGACGATTCAAGAGTTTATGATTCTGATTTGAAAAAATTATTCCAATGGTATAATATCTTACACAAAAACGGATTATTAAACATCGACTTAGCTGCTGTAGAAGCTGCAATGGCTGCTCAACAAGCACAAGAAGCTCCTGTTGCTGAAGTAGAAGCTACAGAAGAAGTTGTTGTGGAAGAAAAACCAAAAAAGAAAGCTCCTGCTAAAAAGGCTGCTGACAAAAAAGACGCTGAAGAAAAACCAGCTAAAAAAACTGCTGCTAAAAAAACAACAGCAAAAAAAGATAAAGACGCTGAATAA
- the def gene encoding peptide deformylase gives MVLPVVAYGDPVLRKVSQEIDQDYKNLQELIQNMFDTMYDSNGVGIAAPQIGKDIRLFVVDCSPFEEDEDYDDVKDELKDFKRVFINPKKISSSEGDEWAFTEGCLSIPHIHEDVTRPESVTLEYFDENWVKHTETFSDIRARVIQHEYDHLEGKLFIDYISSFKKKLISNKLKNITKGKVNTSYKMKFPS, from the coding sequence ATGGTATTACCAGTTGTAGCTTACGGAGATCCTGTCTTGCGTAAAGTTTCACAAGAAATCGATCAAGATTATAAAAATTTACAAGAACTGATCCAAAATATGTTCGATACAATGTATGACTCTAACGGAGTTGGTATCGCAGCGCCTCAGATCGGGAAAGATATACGTTTATTTGTTGTTGATTGCTCGCCTTTCGAAGAAGATGAAGATTATGATGATGTAAAAGATGAATTAAAAGATTTCAAACGAGTTTTCATCAATCCAAAAAAAATCAGTAGTTCTGAAGGTGATGAATGGGCTTTTACAGAAGGATGTTTGAGTATTCCTCACATTCACGAAGATGTAACACGTCCAGAATCGGTAACTTTAGAATATTTTGATGAAAATTGGGTGAAACATACCGAAACTTTTTCGGATATTCGCGCTCGAGTTATTCAACACGAATACGATCATTTGGAAGGAAAGCTTTTTATTGACTATATTTCGAGCTTTAAAAAGAAATTAATAAGTAATAAATTAAAAAATATAACAAAAGGGAAAGTAAACACGAGTTACAAAATGAAATTCCCTTCATAG
- the ruvX gene encoding Holliday junction resolvase RuvX, with the protein MSRILALDYGGKRTGVAVTDELQIIASPVDTIDTSKLMDFLKQYIEKENVSDLVVGLSVRFSGELNEIENQIQPFLKKFSEQFPLIKIHRENEMFTSKMASQAMFAGGMKKKKRQEKGMVDKVSAVIILQSFLSHKL; encoded by the coding sequence ATGTCACGAATATTAGCGTTAGATTACGGAGGAAAAAGAACAGGCGTTGCCGTAACCGATGAATTGCAAATTATAGCTTCGCCAGTTGATACAATTGATACATCAAAATTGATGGATTTCTTGAAACAATATATCGAGAAAGAAAACGTTTCTGACCTTGTAGTTGGATTATCTGTTCGTTTTTCAGGAGAATTAAATGAGATTGAAAATCAAATTCAACCTTTTTTGAAAAAATTTTCTGAACAATTTCCGTTGATCAAAATTCATCGTGAAAATGAGATGTTTACCTCAAAAATGGCTTCTCAAGCAATGTTTGCTGGAGGAATGAAAAAGAAAAAACGTCAAGAAAAAGGAATGGTCGATAAAGTGAGTGCCGTAATAATTTTACAATCATTTTTATCACATAAACTATAA
- a CDS encoding 2,3,4,5-tetrahydropyridine-2,6-dicarboxylate N-succinyltransferase produces MENLKQIIEKAWDNRELLQEESTQIAIREVIELIDNGQLRCAEPVGEDWQVNEWVKKAVVMYFPIQKMETLEAGIFEYHDKMELKRNYAEKGIRVVPNAVARYGAYISSGVILMPSYVNIGAYVDEGTMVDTWATVGSCAQIGKNVHLSGGVGIGGVLEPLQAAPVIIEDNAFIGSRCIVVEGVRVGKEAVLGANVVLTASTKIIDVTGDEPIEIKGYVPARSVVIPGSYTKKFAAGEYQVPCALIIGTRKESTDKKTSLNDALREHNVAV; encoded by the coding sequence ATGGAGAATTTAAAACAAATCATAGAAAAAGCTTGGGACAATAGAGAATTGTTACAAGAAGAGTCAACACAAATTGCAATTCGTGAAGTAATTGAGTTAATCGATAACGGACAATTACGTTGTGCAGAACCAGTTGGAGAAGATTGGCAAGTAAACGAATGGGTGAAAAAAGCAGTTGTAATGTATTTCCCAATTCAGAAAATGGAAACTTTAGAAGCTGGAATTTTTGAATACCATGATAAAATGGAATTGAAACGTAACTACGCTGAAAAAGGAATTCGTGTTGTTCCAAATGCTGTTGCTCGTTATGGTGCGTATATTTCTTCGGGAGTTATTTTAATGCCTTCTTATGTAAATATTGGTGCTTATGTGGACGAAGGAACAATGGTTGATACATGGGCTACTGTAGGTTCTTGTGCTCAAATTGGGAAAAATGTTCACTTATCTGGTGGTGTAGGAATTGGTGGAGTTTTAGAGCCATTGCAAGCTGCTCCAGTAATTATCGAAGATAATGCATTCATTGGATCTCGTTGTATCGTTGTAGAAGGAGTTCGCGTAGGAAAAGAAGCGGTTTTAGGAGCAAATGTTGTTTTAACAGCATCGACTAAAATTATTGATGTAACAGGTGACGAACCAATTGAAATTAAAGGTTATGTTCCTGCTCGTTCAGTAGTTATTCCAGGTTCTTACACGAAAAAATTTGCTGCAGGTGAATACCAAGTTCCTTGTGCATTAATCATCGGAACTCGTAAAGAATCTACAGATAAAAAAACTTCATTAAACGATGCATTGCGTGAGCATAATGTAGCGGTTTAA
- a CDS encoding glycosyltransferase — MKILIIQHKMIGDVLITSLLCENIKKAYPNAIVDYLINSNTLPVLENNPYIDHKIVFDEKENKGLMNLIKFSKKVNQNRYDIVIDAYSKLQSWVDVFINNAPKKISYKKIGRTFLYTDNVEKHDEPNSYLGLAIEHRLSLLKPLGIETPLATEPKLYLTEEEINFAKDLFTKHQVDSTRKTVMISLLGSDSSKTYPLNEMAKMVDFIGQHYNVNILFNYFPKQLPQAKEVYNQLSDETKSKVYFELLGNDLREFIAIANECDVIVGNDGGAINMSKALGKKSFIIFSPWIDKKVWATFEDGINHTSVHLKDYFPEKLGDLNNRQIKKQVDEFYSIFDFELFKEKLENFLNNNSLDRQLISNNNVEIETKKEYSIESMSTKISALLITYNEEKNLHRYLNDVDFADEIIIIDSFSTDKTEKIARQNPKTKFVKRKFDNFTNQRNYGLSLAKNDWVTFFDADEGIPLELKKEIVSVFNQQPTFDAYFVYRKFFFNKKHIKYSGMQNDKAVRIFKKSKSQYKSDRMVHEIIECNGRTGYLTNKLDHFTFDNEQEYLDKLNSYSRLRAQELRLKNLKPTFYHYTIKPAYRFFNYFVMRLGFLDGKDGYTIAKLHAISVANRYKYLDEIYRKENQNLG; from the coding sequence ATGAAAATTTTGATTATCCAACACAAGATGATAGGCGATGTTTTAATCACATCATTGTTGTGCGAAAATATCAAAAAAGCTTATCCAAATGCTATTGTTGATTATTTAATCAATAGTAATACTTTGCCTGTTTTAGAGAATAATCCGTACATCGATCATAAAATTGTTTTTGACGAAAAAGAAAACAAAGGCTTGATGAATTTGATTAAATTCTCGAAAAAAGTTAATCAAAATAGATATGATATTGTAATTGATGCTTACTCAAAATTACAGAGTTGGGTGGATGTTTTTATCAATAATGCACCAAAAAAAATATCATATAAAAAGATTGGAAGAACGTTTTTGTATACAGATAATGTAGAAAAACATGACGAACCAAATTCATATTTAGGTTTAGCAATCGAACATCGTTTGTCTTTATTGAAGCCTTTAGGAATTGAAACGCCTTTGGCTACAGAACCAAAATTATATTTAACAGAAGAAGAAATAAACTTTGCGAAAGATTTATTCACAAAACATCAAGTTGATTCTACTCGTAAAACGGTTATGATTAGTTTGCTTGGTTCTGATTCTTCAAAAACTTATCCGTTGAATGAAATGGCAAAAATGGTTGATTTTATTGGTCAACATTATAATGTCAATATTTTATTCAATTATTTTCCGAAACAGTTACCGCAAGCAAAAGAAGTATATAATCAATTATCTGATGAAACCAAATCGAAAGTTTATTTTGAATTGTTGGGTAATGATTTGCGCGAGTTTATTGCAATTGCAAATGAATGTGATGTGATTGTTGGAAATGATGGAGGTGCAATTAATATGTCCAAAGCTTTAGGGAAAAAATCATTTATTATTTTTTCTCCTTGGATTGATAAAAAAGTTTGGGCAACTTTCGAAGATGGAATTAATCACACAAGTGTTCATTTGAAAGATTATTTTCCTGAAAAACTTGGAGATTTAAACAATCGTCAAATAAAAAAACAAGTTGATGAATTTTATTCAATATTTGATTTCGAGTTGTTTAAAGAAAAGTTAGAAAATTTTCTAAACAATAACTCATTGGATAGGCAATTAATAAGTAATAATAACGTTGAAATAGAAACTAAAAAAGAATATTCTATAGAATCAATGTCTACTAAAATTTCAGCTTTACTGATTACTTATAATGAAGAAAAAAATTTACATCGTTATTTAAATGATGTAGATTTTGCTGATGAAATTATTATTATTGATTCTTTTAGTACCGATAAAACAGAAAAAATTGCTCGTCAAAATCCTAAAACTAAATTTGTAAAACGTAAGTTTGATAATTTTACGAATCAACGTAATTATGGACTTTCTTTGGCAAAAAATGATTGGGTTACTTTTTTTGACGCAGATGAAGGAATCCCACTTGAATTAAAAAAAGAAATTGTTTCGGTTTTTAATCAGCAACCTACTTTTGATGCATATTTTGTTTATCGAAAATTTTTTTTTAATAAAAAACATATAAAATATTCGGGCATGCAAAATGATAAAGCTGTTCGAATTTTTAAAAAATCTAAATCTCAATATAAATCAGATAGAATGGTTCATGAGATTATAGAATGTAATGGTAGAACAGGTTATTTAACAAACAAACTTGATCATTTTACATTTGATAATGAACAAGAATATTTAGACAAACTAAATAGCTATTCTCGTTTGCGAGCGCAAGAGCTTCGTCTTAAAAATTTGAAACCAACATTTTATCATTATACTATAAAGCCTGCTTATCGTTTTTTTAATTATTTTGTAATGAGACTTGGTTTTTTAGATG